In Paenibacillus protaetiae, the genomic stretch GCCGGCTCCTCCAAAAATTTAAGCAAGCTGTTCGCAGCCTGAACCGTCATGGTTTCTGCCCGCTCTATAATATAAACCTTCCGGCCTCCGTTGTTGCCCCGGTATACAAACTCCTGCTGAAGCTCGCGAATTTGCTCGATTTTAATCGATTGTCCGCTAGGCGCAAGCTGAATAAGGTCCGGCTGATTGCCATGTTCAAATTTGCGGCACTCCAGGCAATGCCCGCAGGCGTCATCGCCGCCCGAGGTGCAAAATAATGCTTTGGCAAAAGCTAAAGCCATCTGTTTTCTTCCTGTGCCTGCAGGACCGTGAAATAAGTAAGCATGCGACACTTTGCCGCTCCGCAGTGCATGCTGCAGCAGCTTTTTGGCTTTCCACTGACCGGCAACTTGTTCCATACTTAACATGTATGCTAATCCTTCCTAATACAAATAATTGATAAGCAAGCCGCGAATTTCACCGATTTTGCTCAGCAGCTCCAGCCGGCCTTCTTCGCTTGCCAGCAGCTCTTCTGCCATAGAAACCAACGTCTCGTCGATTTCATCAAGCAGTTTATATTTTTTGGTGCGGCCTCTGCGGTCAAATCCGCGCATTTCCTTTATACCGATGCCCTTGCGGGCTGTATATTCCAAGAACTGCTTCACCATATGGCGGTAAAGCTTCAATTCGCGCACAGTCATGCTGCGGGATAACCGCTCGCCTTGATTATGAATGTCCTGCAGCTTCTGCTGCAGCTCCTCCTGGGAACGCTGGGCGTCCTGCTGGATGAGCGTATCAGAGAAGCTGCGCATTTGAACCGGTCTTCCGGCCGTATCGCCGGTCGTACGATTTTGTCCAACCGGCCGAATATTAGGGTCAATTTTCATCTGATGTCACAACCATTCAGAAATGTTCGAAACGTTCAACCGGAAGCACGAATACAGCAGCTCCGCCGACTTGAACCTCAACCGGGAATGGAATGTAGGAATCCGTCGAACCGCCGATTGGCGAAACAGGCGTTACGAGCTGGTCACGCACCTTGCAGCTTGTGCGGATGACATGCAGCACTTCATGCACGCGCTCGTCCTCAATGCCAATCATGAAGGTTGTATTGCCTGCGCGGAGAAATCCCCCTGTGCTGGCAAGCTTGGTAGCGCGGAACCCCTCTTGGACAAGCGCATTCGACAAACGGTTGCTGTCCTTATCTTGTATAACCGCAATGACTAATTTCATCTTCATTCCTCCTGACTACTTTTAGTATGGGCATATGGGCTCTTGTACCGATCATAAAGCACGGCACATTTAGCCCTCATTATCTTTTTTGACAGACATGATGTCATTTCCTGCACAGCGCTCATCAATTATTGATAGAATTTCATAAAAAACTGCATCTTCCGGCCGATTTGCGTCAATTTTTACGATTCTATCCGGAAAATCCGCCGTTAGCTTCAAATAGCCTTCCCTTACGCGCTCATGAAATGAATTTGCTTCAAGATCCAGACGATTCACTTCCCGGTCATCCTGCTCCGACGCTTTCCGCACCCGCGCGAGACCAACCTCCGGAGGAATGTCCATATAAAGCGTTAAGCTGGGCATCATCTCACCGATTGCAAACCGGTTAATAGACCAGATCTGTTCCACATCCAAACCGCGTGCGTAACCTTGGTAAGCAATGCTGCTGTCTACAAAACGGTCGCATATGACCATATACCCTTGCTGAAGCGCCGGCAATACTTTCTCCAC encodes the following:
- a CDS encoding cyclic-di-AMP receptor, yielding MKLVIAVIQDKDSNRLSNALVQEGFRATKLASTGGFLRAGNTTFMIGIEDERVHEVLHVIRTSCKVRDQLVTPVSPIGGSTDSYIPFPVEVQVGGAAVFVLPVERFEHF
- the tmk gene encoding dTMP kinase; the protein is MDKGIFITIEGGEGAGKTTLIDRLAHTMQERGRKMMITREPGGIPIAEQIRAVILDKQNTAMDSKTEALLYAASRRQHLVEKVLPALQQGYMVICDRFVDSSIAYQGYARGLDVEQIWSINRFAIGEMMPSLTLYMDIPPEVGLARVRKASEQDDREVNRLDLEANSFHERVREGYLKLTADFPDRIVKIDANRPEDAVFYEILSIIDERCAGNDIMSVKKDNEG
- a CDS encoding YaaR family protein, encoding MKIDPNIRPVGQNRTTGDTAGRPVQMRSFSDTLIQQDAQRSQEELQQKLQDIHNQGERLSRSMTVRELKLYRHMVKQFLEYTARKGIGIKEMRGFDRRGRTKKYKLLDEIDETLVSMAEELLASEEGRLELLSKIGEIRGLLINYLY